A genome region from Leptodactylus fuscus isolate aLepFus1 chromosome 6, aLepFus1.hap2, whole genome shotgun sequence includes the following:
- the LOC142208902 gene encoding uncharacterized protein LOC142208902 yields the protein MDPEVWKMAATSFKIRNHQKGIFVPKLNHVRNISTERLVAKPNNVALSDDSVTIIEDKSMFTSEKANCANGFRSTEKNEMIKVCVRQRKTIYKHAVDKWADMASNSKDYRKSLALTSSGMEFQNVTKLPSEVENNRLPIMVSGGHTFTPQRQERRSELFRHDRPMNGSLVSTKNARTIIKKEPLFQGIEDAGLQHGIPFHHSNKRIIVKNNVPRHGDTFDLCKRVKIGDDSYIRSVEGTCQKMFNQHQPPQRQMPTVSGAVTYGKNTSPVTCKSATDGLQKDRCRRSPPDDIEGTATYKEKDKTEGGSTHRRFLLIDSQGLPYTVVMEEPRSVGSSNSTSTSWSDSPPSEVSKSLAPRKVYKCPVCFRIFEYLSYLQRHSIAHSQQKPHVCKVCGKAFKRTSHLTRHKYTHFGGKPCHCQICQRRFRDVGELARHQKSHTGEKNH from the coding sequence ATGGACCCTGAAGTTTGGAAAATGGCAGCAACCAGCTTCAAAATTCGGAATCACCAAAAAGGAATATTTGTACCAAAACTAAATCACGTCAGGAACATATCTACAGAAAGGCTTGTTGCGAAGCCAAATAACGTTGCGCTAAGTGATGACTCTGTTACGATTATAGAAGATAAATCTATGTTTACCAGTGAAAAAGCCAATTGTGCCAATGGATTCAGATccactgaaaaaaatgaaatgataaAAGTTTGTGTTCGGCAAAGGAAGACAATCTATAAACACGCGGTAGACAAGTGGGCTGACATGGCGTCCAATTCCAAGGACTATAGGAAAAGTCTAGCACTTACGTCTTCTGGGATGGAGTTCCAGAACGTGACTAAGTTGCCCTCTGAGGTAGAAAATAACAGACTGCCTATTATGGTTAGTGGTGGTCATACTTTTACCCCACAAAGACAAGAAAGGAGATCAGAACTTTTTAGACATGACAGACCAATGAATGGCAGTCTAGTTTCAACTAAAAATGCTAGGACTATCATAAAAAAAGAACCACTTTTCCAAGGTATCGAAGATGCCGGTCTTCAACATGGAATTCCATTTCATCATTCCAATAAGAGGATTATAGTCAAAAATAATGTTCCACGTCATGGTGATACCTTTGACCTTTGTAAAAGAGTAAAAATTGGGGATGACTCATACATTCGCAGCGTAGAGGGAACATGCCAAAAAATGTTCAATCAACATCAGCCACCACAAAGGCAAATGCCTACCGTAAGTGGGGCGGTGACGTATGGTAAAAATACAAGTCCTGTTACATGTAAGTCTGCGACAGATGGCCTGCAGAAGGATAGATGTAGACGTTCACCACCCGATGACATAGAGGGCACGGCAACCTATAAAGAAAAAGACAAAACCGAGGGAGGTTCTACCCACAGGAGGTTTTTGCTTATTGACAGTCAAGGATTGCCATACACAGTCGTCATGGAAGAACCTAGATCTGTAGGCTCAAGTAACTCAACTAGTACATCGTGGTCGGACAGTCCACCTTCTGAGGTCTCCAAATCTCTAGCTCCACGGAAGGTCTATAAATGCCCAGTGTGTTTTAGGATATTTGAGTATCTTTCCTATCTCCAAAGGCACAGTATCGCTCATTCTCAACAAAAACCTCATGTCTGCAAGGTCTGCGGCAAAGCCTTTAAAAGAACTTCACATCTTACACGACACAAGTACACTCATTTCGGTGGAAAACCTTGTCACTGCCAAATTTGTCAACGCAGATTTCGAGACGTCGGCGAGCTGGCGCGTCATCAGAAGAGTCATACCGGAGAAAAAAATCACTGA